A stretch of Besnoitia besnoiti strain Bb-Ger1 chromosome III, whole genome shotgun sequence DNA encodes these proteins:
- a CDS encoding cytochrome b5 family heme/steroid binding domain-containing protein (encoded by transcript BESB_045460) yields MSCEGAQKAVGGKAGEASREEVRPDCPVHGLVFTESEVAACNAEPCSGGKCLVIFKNCVYDLSHFSHPGGSHILEDLYGQDITEPFEEAGHSINALRLLDSLRVGVVEERRAKHVEEVGDQCVCGDAYSGRAFSAVRYRGKQSVKKLTPSTEAVSLWGPSAPGEDRDAHKLVDFSKPLLPQVWKLDCEQYQRLVDTPYMKEGVLPLMPYAWMEPFSKTQWWVVPLVWLPVVFFMICENLKIYSPVACAAYVLFGLFAWTFVEYFLHRFVFHFPEHWLPDNRPVRVVHFLLHAVHHFLPLDPLRLVVPPALFVVLSVFVYGLVSLVVPAWLIRAAWPGGMLGYVGYDMIHYSTHHFAVLERFSHIREMKNYHMRHHYRYPLLGFGVSSKLWDHVFGTLIPSEKN; encoded by the exons ATGTCTTGTGAAGGAGCTCAGAAGGCGGTTGGCGGGAAGGCTGGAGAGGCTTCTCGCGAGGAAGTGCGGCCAGACTGCCCGGTTCACGGCCTCGTGTTCACAGAGAGCGAAGTCGCGGCGTGTAATGCAGAGCCTTGTTCGGGCGGCAAGTGCCTGGTTATTTTTAAAAACTGCGTCTACGACCTCTCGCACTTTTCGCATCCCGGCGGGTCGCACATTCTGGAAGACCTCTATGGCCAGGATATCACGGAACCGTTCGAAGAGGCTGGGCACTCGATCAACGCACTCAGACTGCTGGactccctccgcgtcggcgtcgtcgaggagcggcgcgcgaaacACGTGGAGGAAGTCGGCGACCAGTGCGTCTGCGGAGACGCATACAGCGGAAGAGCCTTTTCTGCGGTGCGCTACCGCGGGAAGCAAAGCGTCAAGAAACTGACTCCATCAACTGAAGCCGTGAGCCTGTGGGGTCCTTCCGCGCCAGGCGAAGACCGCGACGCCCACAAACTGGTAGACTTCTCTAaaccgctgctgccgcaagTATGGAAACTGGACTGCGAGCAGTACCAACGCCTTGTTGATACACCCTACATGAAGGAAGGCGTCCTCCCCCTCATGCCATACGCATG GATGGAGCCCTTCTCGAAGACGCAGTGGTGGGTGGTGCCGCTGGTGTGGCTGCCGGTTGTCTTCTTCATGATCTGCGAGAATTTAAAGATCTACTCGccggtcgcctgcgccgcctacGTGCTTTTCGGGCTCTTCGCCTGGACTTTTGTCGAGTACTTCCTCCACCGCTTTGTCTTCCACTTCCCCGAGCACTGGCTCCCCGACAACCGACCCGTTCGCGTAGTCCACTTCCTCTTGCACGCCGTGCACCATTTCTTGCCGCTCGATCCGCTGAG GCTCGTGGTTCCACCTGCGCTGTTTGTCGTCCTTTCGGTCTTTGTATACGGCTTGGTGAGTCTCGTGGTGCCGGCGTGGCTGATTCGCGCGGCGTGGCCGGGTGGCATGCTGGGCTACGTGGGCTACGACATGATTCACTACTCGACGCACCACTTTGCAGTTTTGGAGAGATTCAGTCACATTCGCGAAATGAAGAACTACCACATGCGTCACCACTACCGCTACCCACTGCTCGGCTTCGGCGTGAGTAGCAAGCTGTGGGATCACGTCTTCGGCACACTTATTCCCTCAGAAAAGAActga
- a CDS encoding hypothetical protein (encoded by transcript BESB_045470): MVLVALWRRLPSGLQQGLVRIDRSFGRVKEKVCKFDRRTGIVTVAIPFALVMVTTVGTGTLVIDRQFELRSLRRQSVSQRQHEQEEQRKQFLQFLAQTDPAERLDNSVPVPRDN; the protein is encoded by the exons ATGGTACTCGTCGCGCTGTGGCGGAGGCTGCCGTCGGGTCTGCAGCAAGGTCTCGTGCGCATCGATCGCTCCTTCGGCAGAGTGAAGGAAAAAGTCTGTAAATTTGACAGAAGGACTGGGATCGTCACCGTCG CAATTCCGTTTGCGCTGGTGATGGTTACAACGGTGGGCACCGGCACGCTGGTGATTGATCGCCAGTTTGAgcttcgctcgctgcggcgtcagTCTGtctcgcagcggcagcacgaGCAAGAAGAGCAACGCAAACAGTTCCTCCAGTTCCTCGCGCAAACCGACCCCGCAGAACGCCTCGATAACTCCGTCCCAGTCCCCCGAGACAACTAA
- a CDS encoding hypothetical protein (encoded by transcript BESB_045480) — protein sequence MSLAKPVVRQADMDPAEVDFFINEATQALEICSTEQAVATYLKQQIQKRAEGAGGSTAWHVIVGRNFASNLTHETDHYLYFYIGQTGFLVWRTP from the exons ATGTCGTTGGCGAAGCCTGTCGTCCGCCAGGCGGACATGGACCCCGCGGAAGTCGATTTCTTCATaaacgaggcgacgcagg CCCTGGAGATCTGCTCGACAGAGCAG GCCGTGGCGACGTATCTCAAGCAACAAATTCAGAAGCGAGCCGAAGGAGCCGGCGGCAGCACAGCTTGGCACGTGATCGTCGGGAGGAACTTCGCCTCTAATTTGACGCACGAAACTGATCATTATCTCTACTTCTATATCGGGCAGACGGGGTTCCTCGTCTGGCGAACGCCTTGA
- a CDS encoding MORN repeat-containing protein (encoded by transcript BESB_045490): MESFSDEESEVPKYTIVTESGKQRSSREFTGFGKATYRFDEEKTEEFEGHYLNGVREGKGKYWYWNGASYEGDFQLNKKNGIGQARYKEQPPHDVEEEPDEAAAAPETFSTYLGHFREGQRDASGALLYANGDMYIGGWKNGKKSGFGRYTYASDKSQLIGVWQQGRLKHGRWILPSGVYYTGTFKRNKPVGKGVWIFPRSGNQVLGEYLQKTREATEDEVERDDDKEDALPADELLEVESIEFSCRSCTALREG; encoded by the exons ATGGAGAGTTTTTCAGACGAAGAATCCGAAGTTCCAAAGTACACTATCGTCACCGAGAGCGGGAAgcagcgcagctcgcgggaGTTCACGGGCTTCGGAAAAGCAACTTACCGATTCGAtgaagagaaaacagaggaGTTCGAAGGCCACTACCTCAACGGAGTCAGAGAAGGAAAAG GAAAGTACTGGTACTGGAACGGGGCCTCCTACGAAGGCGACTTTCAGCTCAACAAGAAAAACGGCATTGGACAGGCGAGATACAAAGAGCAGCCGCCCCATGACGTTGAAG AAGAGCccgacgaggcggccgcagcgcccgagACGTTTTCGACGTATTTAGGACATTTCCGCGAAGGACAGCGCGACGCAAGCGGTGCCCTGCTCTACGCAAACGGCGACATGTATATCGGCGGCTGGAAAAATGGCAAAAAATCCGGCTTCGGGCGATACACATACGCCTCAGACAAGTCGCAGCTCATTGGCGTCTGGCAGCAGGGACGCCTAAAGCACGGTCGATGGATTCTTCCGTCGGGAGTCTACTACACAGGCACCTTCAAACGAAACAAACCCGTCGGCAAAGGCGTCTGGATCTTTCCTCGCAGCGGAAATCAGGTTCTCGGCGAATACCTTCAAAAG ACTCGAGAGGCAACCGAGGACGAAgtcgagcgagacgacgacAAAGAAGACGCGCTCCCTGCTGACGAACTTCTTGAAGTTGAATCCATTGAATTTTCGTGCCGCTCCTGCACCGCGCTAAGGGAAGGTTGA